The window AGGCGGAGCTTGATCGCGTGGTCAGTCTTGTCGACGGTTTCGACAAGTTGAACAAAAGCCCACTCGGCCGCCGAGTGACGAGCTTCCCCCTCAAAGTCGTCGGTGTTCACGAATTGCCTAGAAGTTCAGCTAACTGCCGCTCAGCGCTACGAATCCCATCCACCGCCAAATCCCAATCCTGATGATCGCTCTCCACCTCGAAGGAGTAGTTCATCCGGGCGACAACTTCGCCGGCCTCGAACTCTTCCAGCGATGTGCCGTACTTGGCGCGGAACTGGCGGTCGGTCAACTGGTAGCGGGCGAGGCGGCGGCGCAACTCTGATTCGGCGAGGCGGGTGACTTTGGCCTCTAGGGTGTCGCCTGGTTCTAGTTCGTCGATAATGCTCAGTACGCGGTCAGATAGCGTCAGGGATTCCATAGCGGTTATTCTAGCATAACTTTCGAGCGTTGTACTGCGTCGATATGGGTTCGTGTGAAGTTATACCGAAACAAGTAATCTGGTTATGTATTGACAACGCATATACGATATTTATAATATCTCATGCCGGACGTTAACCACATACTCAATGAAATCCTATTCGAGTGGGACAGCCGCAAAGCGACAACAAATCTTCGGAAGCATGGGGTGAGGCTGGAGTTAGCTTGTGAAGTGTTTTTCGATCCCTTTCTTTACGTTGTCGACGAGCACGAGTACGTGGCGGACGAGCTACGCGAGAAAGTAATCGGGCTGACACGCGATTGGCAGTTGATATTCGTCGTTTACGTGATGCGCGAAGACAGGATCCGGCTGGTCTCGGCTAGAGAAGCGACGGCGGCGGAAAGAATGCTCTATGAAAATCAATGAGTTGCAGAAACGACTACGCAAGGATCGGCCGATGGTCACCATCAGCCTGCGTATACCGGAGGACGTGATTGAGGATTTGAAGCGTGTCGCCCCCGCGCTCGGCTTTTCGGGCTACCAGCCATTGATGCGCGCCTACATCGGCCAGGGCTTGCGGGCGGACTTGGAACGACTGGAGACGAATCTTGAGGTAGCCGATCTGGTGGAGAGTTTGCGGCGGCGTGGGGTGGAGGAGGATGTGATTATCTCAGCTTTGGCGGAGGCGAGGAGTAGCTACTCGGTTTAGAGAAGCGGGTTCAAGACTCATCTTACAAAATTACTTCTGTCCCGAACGTCCCAATGTGAAAAACAATAGCTGATTTGACATCAGCCAACGCTTCTTCGTAAGTGTCGCCTTCGCCGACGACAATGCCTTTCAGACCGATAGGATAGGCGACATAGCCGTCTTCATGTCGTTCGACGATGATTTTGAGTTTTCTTTCCATAGGGTTTTCTTCCGTGTTTCCTTCGCGCCCAACCAGGTCGTTGCTAATCACCGGTTTCGACCGCAACCCTTTCGGAGATCAATAAGCTCGTCAGTGGCATTGCCTTCAACTCCAGCCGCGACAGGTCAATCTGTTTCCCTGCATCTTCGACCTCAACGCCAACTATATGGCTGTTTTCATCCAAATCGAGCACGATTCCGGGGGCAATTTCCTCTGATTCGACGCTTATCCTATCGGTCAGCTTGATATAAAGCATGTCTGTATCGGGGAAGTATTCAAAGATCATTTATTTCTCTCCAGTTGAGGGACGGAATCGTCTGTCGAAAAAGGCGTTGTGTACGGTTTCGCCATCCGGTTCTGTAACCACGCGAAGATACTTGTTGGCTTCTGCGATGAAAATCCAATGGCGGATTCGCCCATTCTCCTGAACCTCGATACGCAGTGGCTCAATGAGCGCCAACGCCAACCATTCCTCTTTCAGATAAGGCCGGCGCGCCATCACACTTTCCAGAAAGTAATCGGTCGCTTTCACCGCTAGAGATTCTACTATACTATTCCATCCCCATCATCTCCTCCCACCACACCGTCTCGCCACTCTCATTATAACCAGCCATTGGCTCCCGCACGACGCCCCCGCCAACCTGCTCGTCCGTCCGCTCCAGCACCGCAATCACCGTCCCCGCCGCGTGGTGCTCCT is drawn from Candidatus Promineifilum breve and contains these coding sequences:
- a CDS encoding BrnT family toxin, encoding MPDVNHILNEILFEWDSRKATTNLRKHGVRLELACEVFFDPFLYVVDEHEYVADELREKVIGLTRDWQLIFVVYVMREDRIRLVSAREATAAERMLYENQ
- a CDS encoding type II toxin-antitoxin system HicB family antitoxin → MERKLKIIVERHEDGYVAYPIGLKGIVVGEGDTYEEALADVKSAIVFHIGTFGTEVIL
- a CDS encoding DUF2283 domain-containing protein, with protein sequence MIFEYFPDTDMLYIKLTDRISVESEEIAPGIVLDLDENSHIVGVEVEDAGKQIDLSRLELKAMPLTSLLISERVAVETGD